The following DNA comes from Neofelis nebulosa isolate mNeoNeb1 chromosome 3, mNeoNeb1.pri, whole genome shotgun sequence.
TGGCTCATGgactttgaaaaatattctttctgaTAATCAGGTGTGTACAAAATTATGGGGTAAAAACagttaaagaaaataagatggtCAGTAGTGAAACGTAGAGGAAAGGTATATGAGGTCTCCATCGATAATGTGGAGTCTACATATTCAGATACACtggataaaaatgttttttaaaacgtGAAAACACAACTTAATTGGTTCCTTTCCTCAATCCATCCTTTTGTGATGCTGAGACAATGGGGGCTTTTGATCTTACCCATCATATATTTGTTCTTTGCTATCTACGGACACCTCCTTGGTCCCACGTCTGAAAACACGTCCCACTGCTTAGGGTTTCCAGTAACCACAATTACCAGGCCCCTTCGTGTGCACCCTTCTgagctgtttctgtctctccttagGATGGTACCGCGACATCCTGTCTAAGCCTGTGGTCACGCTTTGCAGCTACTTCTACTCTGCATTCCTGCCGCCTTCCTGGGGCTTCACTGAGAGAGGAAATAAGGGACATGGACCAGTTTTAAGACAAAAGAGGCATCTGCTGTTTGCTGTGGCTAATGGGTGCCATGAGGGAATATGTGAGGTGCCAGACACCCTGATATTTCCAAGAGGCTCCTGAAGTGAGACTTGTTACGTAGACGCTCCTAATATTAACTGTGTGGAACAAAGGCAGAATTTTACAATCTATTGTAAAGGTTAAGCAGAATGTATCTGTTGGGCTGGCCTTACAGCCTGCCGATTTGTTATGTTCTGACTTTGCTAATTTGATTTATGTGGGGAGTGTGTGGGGCAGTCGCaaagggaaaacagaacaaagaattaaaaaaaaatttttttttggaaacataaGCCTATCTGTGAGGTttatggtggggttttttttgtttttttttgtttttttgtttttttttaatactatccCAGTAAAGAAAAAGGAGTAAGGAGCAAtataaaacttgaagaaaaaaagatttaaatctaGTTTTAAAGAGGGAAGTTTCTCTCTGTGTGGAAAATAATCAGCCATGCAAtgaagcccagagcccagagtccAGGGCTTAAAGCATCATGCCTGAAAAGGAGGGGGAATTGGAAAGAAAACTCAGTAGGAGAGGACTATGAAGCTCAGATAAGTCAATTTATAGAGATTTAAGCAAGCAGGCTttcttttttgaggtttatttatttagggagagagaacgagagtgtcagcaggggcggggcagagagagggagagagagacaatcccaagcaggttccacgcagTCAGTGTAtagcccaacagagggcttgatctcacgaaacttgagatcctgacttgagcggaaatcaagagttggaagcttactgagccactcacatGCCCCCAGCAAGCAAGCTTTCTGATGACCATTTTGAATTTTAAGTTCATCCTCAGACTCAAAAGCAGAAGCAACTGAAATTCACAATCAGCTCTTCactttgctgttttttgtttaattttttttttaacgtttattcatttttgagagacacagagatacagagcatgaatgggggaaaggcagagagacagggagacacagaatccgaagcaagatccaggctctgagctgtcagcacagaacccgacgtggggctcgaactcacaaaccgtgagattatgacctgagccaaagtcggacgctcaactgactgggccacccaggcaccccaagctctTCACTTTGACTATGATCCCATTGCAGAGTAATCATGAACCCTCCTACTCAGACATAATCACAGCTCTCTAAGACTTAAGCTcctaaaatgttaattaaaaccaTATATTAAACTTAGGGCTACAAAAAATGAACAAGggacagagaaatgcaaagattTGCTAGATGAATATAGGTCAACAGGGATCCAATGAGGACGAAGAATTCAATGCAGATGTCCTATGTGCAGTCAGGTCCCTGGATCAATGCTGTTGCTTTATTAGGAAAGGCCCATCTGCAAGTTGAGAAATAGACCAGAGAATTGGTCTGACATTTTCCATAATATGAAGTATACCTTTCCTTCGGAAGGTACAAATGAGGGCATTTAGGGGATGCAATAGAGTGAGGAAGTATTTATAGTTAGGAATTCCATTGAAGGTGACAAAACAAACCCATCTTTAATTGGTctaaagcaaagagagaaatatTTGTTCACAGAACCGACCAGTCCAGGGATAGGACTAGTGCAGCTCTCTTTAGGGCTTCAAATTACGTTATTAGGACTTAGTTACCCTCCTCTCTTGGCTCCGACTAGACTCCAGCCTGGAAGCCCCAGGTTCAAGTCCAGGGAAGGAAAGCATCTCACTTCGGGTCAggcatgatttcatggttcatgtggtcgagccccagccccaggtcagtgcagagcctgcttgggattcttgctctctgcccctccccgactcgctctgtctgtctgtctgtctctctcaaaataaataaataagaactaaaaaaagtgaatggataagtaaattgtGTTATATTCAAAGAATAGGATACCATAGAGTAGTGAAATTAGTGAACTCCAACTACATCCCGAATCATGAgtaaaactgaaaacataaaaataagataaagaagtCAGATGTAAAATAATGtgtgattacatttatataaagttcaaaaacagggtACACTATAGTAGTTATGGGTTAATATTTGGGTggttaaaagtataaataaaggCAAGGAAATAATTACTAACAAAACCAGTATATTTCTTTTGGGTAGAAGCGTTGTATTTTGCAACAGAGTATAAGATTAAAGAAAGAGATAACCATAGGTTTCAGGAAATTCAGGAGAGCATAAGCAGTTTTCCTCTCCCCTTGGCCTCTATAGTCATCCTCTCCTGCTGCCTCTTTTCAATACCATCACAAACTTTCCACAGTGATGACCTGAGCTTCTGTCCTAGAAAAGTGGCAAATAACATTATCTCCAGAAGTCGTCTGTTAAATTATGTTATCTAGTGAGTTAGAAACGAAGTCAGTGTGTACTCTACAGAGCGTTATATCACCTGGTTCTAACAATACGATAGGTTGTAGCTTTCAAGAGCAAACGTGAGACAAACTTCAGCTGCAAGGAAAGTGGAAATAAGTGACAGGAGACTGCACCCTGAGAGTTTAACCCTAAAATCCAATAATGAACTAAAGCAGAGATTTGCAAATTTCTTACAACTAATAGTGAAGATTTATTTAGTATTCATTAAGGCTAATGTGCTAAAAGCCTTACAAGCACTATCTTTACAACAACGCTGCAaattaaatgggattattttctctctcttttttttcccccatattttaaagctttttatttgcaTACTAAAAAATCGTGCATTCCAGTAATTAaaatcatttgaagaaaaaaatggtattctGATTAAGCTGCATTTTACAGCCTGCAGGACATCTTGGACCAGCTTGGGTTTTACTCTAGATTTCGTCCCCAACTTCCTCCTTCACCAAGCTGCAaggtcttttccttctctgccagtCAGACAGgcagctgggagaggcaggggtggCCTTCACTGTCAGCGGTTCTGGGTTCTTTGATGTGAAAGGGGCAGCATGGTCATTTAAACTTGATCCAACCCCTTTGCATCTTACCAAGTTAAAcagctaaaagaaataaaataagaagacaatGCTTGTGGAATGTACAGTGCGTATCTGGCAGTGTGTGCCTCACTATGATTTGCCTGCTTGCTTCTCCTGTCCtatcatttcttttgaaagaggTGGATTTTTCTCTTGAGactctgtcttcttcaatttcaatTTACCGAACTTCTCAATCTCAGCCATATTGGGTTCGCCAGACAGGGTTGCAGAGGAAGCAGTGAGGTGCACGAACGAGCGAAGTCCAGTCTCCAGAGTCGTCGTGACCAAGTGCCTACGTGGGATTATTTTCCTAATATTGCAATGGAGGGATGGTGTGGAGGGCATTTTCAATCAAGCCCTCCAGGTCACATGGCCAAGAAGTAGCAGAACTAAGATTCAAAATGAGACCACCTGGCTCTTGAGCTCCCACATTATAATCTCTATACTAAAGGGGTACAATGGCTCCCAGACCTGAGCAAGACTGGAGGGTTCCACGGCACATGGGGTTATTTAGCAACAGAGGTGTGGAAAAGCAGAGTAACTTGGGAAGGCCACTCTGGGCACTATTCAGGGAGAGGAAGACCTACCCATAGATTCTGATTTTCATAGTCCCTTTGGTTTAAGGCTATTTCTACATGGAGGCTGGATATATCAGGTTTTCTTAACTTCatgatattaaacattttaatcatgcaaattatctcttgtcttttgaaTTTTTAGTTAGCAGGCAGCTTTTTGATTATATCTTGGCTCTCCAAAAAGAACTCCTTAGAATTTGTAGTCTGTGCCACTGAGAGTATTCTAGTGTGTATGTGACAGCTCTATATTTATCATTGTCTACTGAAGTATCAGAATTCTTATTTATACATTAGCTTCTTGAGCTATgtgattgtgattttttttataagttgaGCTTTCAAAGGTGCATTTACAAAAATCTGCTTTCCAAGTCTGAAAGACTGAGGACCAATCTCTAAATATTGGCAAATTCATCAGGTAAAGTTTTCATATGAAATCTTTTGGGCAAATAATGCATTGACCTTTTTTCATTCAGATCTTAAACTTGCTGTGGGGTTTAACTTTTTTACATAACTTCCGTTATATAAAACGGAATTACATAACAATTCACTTTATCTGGTGAGTAATTGTCACACCAATTAAATACCAAATAAACCACCACGCCATTAAATTTTAGTGATGTGGTATGGTAAGAGGTTTGGAGGAGAgctgtggactgaattgtgccccccccctccctgcctcaattcatatgttgatgtcctaacccccaatgtgatggtgtttgcAGATGGGATCTTTGGGAGGTAAATAGATGGGGTCATGAGGGTAAGGTTCTCATGAtgggactagtgtccttataagaggagataCCAGAGAGCTTTCTGtcaatgtctctctctttctctcttctctctctctctctctccccatgtaCACAAAGAAGTCATATAAGCACACAGAAAGACGGCAGCTGCcgacaagccaggaagagagctctcatcagaactagaccatgctggcaccctgatcatGGAATTTTAGATTGCagactgtgaggaaataaatgtctattgtttaagtcacccagtctatggcatttggTTATGGCAGTCTGAATGGACTAATACAAGGAGTCAGTGGAAAATAAGGAGGCACCCCTTCTTTGAATGAGTGAGAGATGCTTTGGCTGGGGTAGCCAGgttcaacgaaactaaaaggctATCCCAAGAAAATGAACAATCCACATAACATCATCTTAAAGAGAAGAAGTCTGAAACactgcctttgtttcttttaacaCTGCCTTACACCTGGCTTTCCCTATTAgacttgttgttttgttttgttttgtttttgtttctttgttttctgcatGTGTTCTATTCAATAAAAGAGTGGCACTGGTATCATCAGCAGTTAGAacaattttagaaagtaaaaaattCAACTCACTAAAAATGTTTCATTACATAGTATTCCTTTCATAGaccattctttcctttctggaaaaGGATCAGGCTATAAAAGCTTGGGAATGCAGTTAGCAGGACTTTTAAatggtgtttgattttttttaaaaaagcccaaGCATCTGACCATGGTTTTTCCAAGTCAAACAGCAGTTTAAAATCTAAGAGACTTTGAAGTCAGAGGCCTGTAATGCTGTGGgctacttctctctctcctgaaatAGTAAGTGAgatcagatgagaaaattggTACAGATACTGTTTGTGTTTCTCTGCATTTCTTAAGAGTCTGCCCTATAAACCTTACTTAGGTATATAATACTCTGAGCCACTTTTTTGAAATGTATAAGAAGAATGTGTAGGAGGAAAACTTATTTAACCACagttattacttttaaatatgaaaaagtatcattttctttttgcttttcaaataatGAATGGAAAGACCCAGAGTTTCAGAAGGCCACATAGCAAGCCACGACAAATCTTGATTTTAAACGCACAACGAAAGAGGTCTTTTGAAAGGGTACAAAAGTCTCAGTAATACTAGCTATCCTTTACATGGTACTTAAAACAAACCATTCATAATCTTTGCTATGTTGCACTATTTTTTGTTATTGCAGGACACCAgatgaagatatttgcaatggaTGAAGAAAGTTACTCAGAGTGGTTGAGTAACCGAACAAAGCTATATTACTTATAAAAGGCtgggtcaggggcgcctggttggctcagtcggttgagcgtccgactttggctcaggtcatgatctcgctgtccatgagtttgagccccgtgtcgggctctgtgctgacagctcggagcctggagcctgcttcagattctgtgtccccctctctctctgcccctcccccactcatgctctgtctctctctctctgtcaaaaataaataaacattaaaaaaataaaaaaaaaagtggctgtGTCAGAACTCTCCAACCCCCTGACTCCATATCCACATTCTTTTCACTATTATGCCACATGACACCCATAATGATATCTGCATTTCTGGGAAGACCTGATAAATCTATCAATAATTAATGATTTATTCTGGAATAGTACAAAACTCTCATTTGTCTATTACTgaaattctttactttttaaaaaagtttgagagagagagtatgagtatgagtcagggaagggcagagagagggaaggagagagagagagagagagagagagagagagagagagagagagagagaatcccaagcgggatctgcaccatcagcacggggcctgatgcagggcttgaactcacactgtgaaatcatgacctgagctgaagtccaacacttaaccaactgagccatccaggcgtcccttgaAATTCTTTCAAAGCAAAgctgattttaaataaaaactgatggTCAGtgtgcaaggaaggaaggaaggccagaGGGACTGAGGACTGTTTTACCATCAGGTTCTAATCATGTCATGATCACCAACCATCACAGTTTTGATCTGCAGAGGTTACAGTAATCACAATAATTCACATTTGTAGAGAACTCTACTTTTTAGGTCCGATATAAATTGTTTGTAAGAAAACAAGATAACTGACTGGATCAGAAAGGAAGTCATACCATGTAAGTTAGATCAGGCTTCTCTGGTCAACCTTGATTGAACCAAAGTTTCTATAGAAGTGGGAACTTGTATGTCATGAATGGTCACCATGGAAGCAGTCAACCTGCAAAATatgataaatacaaaagaagTTTGAAATTGGGAATTGGTTCATTGTAACAATGCATGAAATACAGAGGGTGATGAATTTGAAGTAGTTATAAATACCTTGAATAGGAGGAGGATTACCTGAAAAACTAGGGGGGGGGAAGCATTCATGAGCCGTTTCCTGCTCTAAAGAAGGAAGACTGTTAGTCTGCCTGAACAAATTTATCCCtgtagagaaggaaggagactcATTAGTTTGCCATATCTTCATGAAAATGCTCCCAGGATAATCCAACTCCCCGAGGTCTGATTCTGTATTCTCTGAGCAACCTCCTAATGGTAATTGAGTTTCTCAAATAGATTTCTCTCCTGGAAAGGAAATGAGTGGACAGACTGACATGCCCATCCAATCTGCTTGACAGTGTAATTTTTCACTGTTAATTAAGACCCTGGCTCCTGCATATGATGTAGTTGGGTGATGTGAGTCAGGGCTCTTTGGGCCTGACTTCTTGTGGGAAAGTAAAAATCAACGTCCTGGGTCTGTAGAACTAATAACAGCAACCATTTACATTTATACAGGATGTACAGTTTACAAAGTCTTTTGACCCATGCCATCTCCTTTATTTCTCACAGTGTCTGTGAGGTAgttattttgatttctattttattaagatTTAGAAAGGTTGGGTGAAATTTTCAAGGCCATATAGCTAGAGGAATATGGGACACAAAGCCTTGGGTTTCTGACATTAAATCCAGAACTTCTCCACCTCCAGGGGCAGGTGAGTACATAAATGCACAGAGACTCATAAGATAGAGTTTCCAACAAGTTGCAGCTCACTGGCATCTTGAAACGACACAACCTGGTGGATAGGGGatggatcttttaaaaaaacttacttAGCCATCATCCCCAATCTCCCCATCACCTCCAGCCCTAGAAAACCacaaatctactttctatctccaCAGAGTTGACTATTCTCGAAAGTCCACACAAATAGAATAATACAATATGTGGTACTTTGTGACTGCCTTCTCGTATTtagtatgttttcaaggttcatccatgttgtagcgtgtctcagtattttgttcttttttattgccaaataatattccattgtatagatataccacatttggttATCCATTTATCGGTTGATGGACACTTTGGGTCGTTTCCTCTTCTTGACTCTTGCGAATACACTGCTGGGAACGTTTGTATACAAGTATTTGTGTGAAAATCGCTTTATGTTTCTCGTGGGTATATAACGatgagtagaattgctggatcataggctAACTGTGTGtgtaactatttaaaaaagagattactTTTCCAAGCAGCTGCGTCAGTTGATATTATcactagcaatgtatgagtgCTCTGACTTCTCCCCATCCTTACCTGCATTTGTtatgtctgactttttttttttaatatatgaattttattctcaaattggtttccatacaacacccagtgctcatcccaaaaggtgccctcctcaatacccatcacccaccctcccctccctcccaccccccatcaaccctcagtttgttctcagtttttaacagtctcttatgctttggctctctcccactctaacctctttttttttttttttttcttcccctcccccatgggtttctgttaagtttctcaggatccacataagagtgaaaccatatggtatctgcctttctctgtatggcttatttcacttagcatcacactctccagttccatccatgttgctacaaaaggccatatttcattctttctcattgccacgtagtattccattgtgtatataaaccacaatttctttatccattcatcagttgatggacatttaggctctttccataatttggcgattgttgagagtgctgctataaacattggggtacaagtgcccctatgcatcagtactcctgtatcccttggatgaattcctagcagtgctattactgggtcatagggtaggtctatttttaattttctgaggaacctccacactgctttccagagcggctgcaccaatttgcattcccaccaacagtgcaagagggttcccgtttctccacatcctctccagcatctattgtctcctgatttgttcattttggccactctgactggcgtgaggtgatatctgagtgtggttttgatttgtatttccctgataaggagcgacgttgaacatcttttcatgtgtctgttggccatctggatgtcttctttagagaagtgtctattcatgttttctgcccatttcttcactgggttatttgtttttcgggtgtggagtttggtgagatctttatagattttggatgctagccctttgtgtctgacttttttGAGTATAGTCGTTCTAGTGAGTATGAAATAGTGTCTCCCTGTGGCCTTGGATTACagttccctgatgactaatgatgttgaaccccttttcatttgtttgttagtcatttgtatatcttccttggagaaatatctattcaaaccctttgtccatttttttaattgggttatttgtctctttattactgagttgtaacAGTTCTTTATGTAATCTAAATGCAAGTCCCTTActgataattatataaaattatgtaattttcaaaTTGTATAAGCTGAAAAAATGTGTGTTGCCTTTCTTCCGATGACGTCCTTTAGAGCACAGaacttttcaattttgatgaCATCTACTGTAtctagttttctatttttgtgtttttgtttttgtttttctgtagctTATACTTTCGGAGTACAGATAAATCTTTTTGAATGACAGGATAATCTGATTAGATGATATTGTTGCTGTGAGGAGATAAAGTATAAAAGTGTCAGAGGATAAGTATTTGCTTTCATGAAATTTGCattgtgatgaaaagaaaaactaaaaaggtGGAAAACAATAAAGGAAGGATAGATTAAGGGTTGGTAAGGGATAAACATTGAAACTGAAACTTCAACAAAACAACAGCTTGTAACTAGCAATGTTTATCGTCCTTTGTCTTTGTAGTACAAACATAATATCAGCAAAGTACATCTGTAAGACAatatgcttcatttttattttatttttaaatttttaaaatatttatttatttatttaaaaaattttaatatttatttttgagagagagagagagatagagtgtgagctggggaggggcagagagacaggggaacacagaatctgaagcagcctccgtccaggcttcgagctgtcagcacagagcccgacgtggggctcaaactcacaaactgtgagatcatgacctgagctgaagtcggatggtcaactgactgagccacccaggtgccactaatctttgtttatttttgagacagagagaacaagcgggggagcaacagagagagaaggaaacacaggatcagaaacaggctccaggctctgagctgttagcacaaggcccaatgcggggctcgaactcatgatcctcgagttcatgaccttagctgaagttggatgctcaaccgactgagccacccaggcgccctgtataaGACAATATactttaaatctatttaaaaaaattttttagagatgGAAATAATCATCGCTGTTTTATACACTTGTTTTCAAAACCAGTTTAGATCAAATGAGTAGTCCCTATAGATTTGTATAAgatttaactatttattttaaactaatttaCTTGTGTTTATATATCATTACTAAGATAACACCTTGGTTTATACATAAGTCTTAAACTTCCTCTGAagttttcatttaacataatatagTCTCTTTATACAAACCAAGATACCTGTAGCTTCGACATATTACAcaatttgatttcatttctggTCTGCTGACAAGTATTTTACGAGTAGCACCTGCAATATCCAGTAATCTGCTGCAAGAAATAGTGTTGAtttcattagaaaataatttgcttgtcaaaacattttttttcatacacTCTAAGCACTCTCTAATAATATAACTTAATAATAGAGCATCAAGGATAGTTCTGGttacagtaaagaaaaaataagtcagttcaggaggggaaggaaagttGAGTGGAGAAGCTTGCTTCCCCGGGCTTTTGCATATGCATAGACAGCTATGATGTGCTGGCTACTCTGTAGTTAGCTTTGTATCTgggtttatgtttatttactcatcaaaattaaatttgaagtgCTGGTGGGCTGCAAACTCCAGGAATGCTACAGGCATAGAATTCAAACAACAAGTGTTTAATTAAAGGTCCAACTGAActgttattttgtaaaaaaaaatctctttattaaGTCATTTAAGCCTAGGTAGTATTAAGCAGACACTGTATTTAAGAGTGAAGTTTGAGGCtaactttgaaataaattaaGTGCAGGTTAGGACTTCTTGCCTTCcccatttattttcagtttttctctttcaacCGATGCCAATTTTATTCTTATGCACAAATGTTTACCAGAAAGTTCATCTATGGTTGATCCTGTCTGTTAATATGAAATCCAAATCGTCCTAGCATTTGGGCCATTTTCCCAGATTTTAGGATATTTTTGTAATGAAGTGACTTTAGGGTATTTTTGGTCTCACATCcaactgattaatttttttaaaggtaacttTGCTGCCAGACCCAGGCGTGCATTGTGcgagcacacacacactgaacagaAAGATTCAGGTTCTTCTGTTCACtgattttcagtgttttgtttcgCTTCTGAAGAGCAGAAGGCAAAGCTTATGAGGCTGAAGAGGGCCATTATGCCTTCAAAAGCATCCTGCAGGCAAACTAAGCCTGATGCAAGGAAGTCAGAGCTCTCTTAGCGACCTTCACTTAAACTAGTTGGCTACTCGCTTGGGTACATAAAACACACTGACTCAAGTGCCCTGCATGATGAGTGTTTACTGCCCACGGGCCACTTTCTAGTTCTCTCCCTCACTTCTGCTTCCACTATGGAGTTGAATGGTTCCCGAGAGCAAATCATTTTCAACCTTAAGCCTATCCATGCCAGTTGCCAGTTGTTCTTataactaatttaatttaatttaatttatatttatttatgtatatcttatttattatttataactattttaatGGAATTGAATACTAGgtaaaccaaagaagaaaagagtacaaaaagaaaaaaaaaagttttgtttttatgaaaataaagtgaaatattttggaaaaaaatctaaaataaagtCACTTCGAAAAATTGctgtggggaacctgggtggctcagtcggttaagcatctgactcttgatttcggctcaggtcatgatctcacaggttcctgagttcaagccccatattgggctgtgcTCTGACAGTTCAGTTCAGAGCCTACTTGaggttttctctccccctctctctcttcccctccttgtccctgccaaagtaaataaataaacttaaaaaaattgctattgaattattatgtaaaatgaaccataattttctttttagaaaaaggtaacaaaaaattaaacagagttATTTAACTAAAGTCTGAACTAGAAGGTGGCCTAATTGCATTCATTCATAAATTTACCCATTTATCCTATGAACATTTATTGCTTACTATGTGTGCTAGATAGCTGAGTAGTGAGGAATATCAAAACAAGTGTCACAG
Coding sequences within:
- the LOC131508048 gene encoding thymosin beta-4-like, which codes for MPSTPSLHCNIRKIIPRRHLVTTTLETGLRSFVHLTASSATLSGEPNMAEIEKFGKLKLKKTESQEKNPPLSKEMIGQEKQAGKS